DNA from Sphingomonas sp. R1:
CTCGGGCTTCTTGTGCCGCAGCGTCGCCAGCCCCCCGCGCCGGCCATGCGCGCCCGGGCCGATGCCCGCATAGTCGCGGTAGCGCCAATAGGTGAGGTTGTGGCGGCTCTCGGCACCGGGCCGGGCATGGTTGGAAATCTCGTAGGCGGGCAGCCCCGCCGCCGCGGTGATCGCGCGGGTCGCCTCGAACAGGTCCGCACCCAGATCGGCATCGGGGATGGTCAGCTCGCCCTTCGCGGCCAGCGTCGCGAAGCGCGTGCCCGGCTCGATGGTGAGCTGGTAGAGCGAGAGATGCTCGGTGCCGAAGCCGATCGCGCGGCGCAGCTCGGCTTCCCAGGCCTCCAGCGACTGGCCGGGCCGGGCATAGATCAGATCGAAGCTGACGCGCCTGAACGCGGCCTGCGCGGTCGCCAGTGCCGCCAGCCCCTCGTCGACGCCGTGCGCGCGGCCCAGGAAGCGCAGCGCCGCGTCGTCCAGCGCCTGCAGCCCCAGCGACACGCGGTTCACGCCCGCGGCTGCGATATCGGCGAATCGCGCGGCTTCGACCGAGGAGGGGTTTGCCTCCAGCGTGATCTCGATGCCGTCGTCGAACGTCCAGGCCCTGGCGGCCGCATCGAGGATCGCGGCAACCGTTTCGGGCGGCATCAGCGACGGCGTGCCGCCCCCGAAGAAGATGGACCCCAGCCGCCGCTCCGGCAGCACCGAGGCCTCATGCGCCAGATCGGCCAGCAGCGCCTCGCGCCACCGCGCCTGGTCGACGCGCTCGCGAACATGGCTGTTGAAGTCGCAATAGGGGCATTTGGACACGCAGAACGGCCAATGCACATAGAGTGCGAGCGGGGCGGGATCAGCTGTCATGGGCAAAGGGTGGAGCGGGTAGCGGGAATCGAACCCGCGTATTCAGCTTGGAAGGCTGCTGCACTACCATTGTGCTATACCCGCCCGCTGGAGATGCGCCTGCCACAAGCAGGGGCGTGTGGTCAACCGCCTGTGCCGTCGGCGGTTCCGGGCGCCACCACCGGTTGCGGCCCCTGCGGCGTCACGTTCAGCTGCGAATCCCCGCCCAGCGCGCGGTACAGGTCGACGCGGTTGGTTGCCGCGGTCAGCTGTATCGTCACCAATTGCTGCTGCGCCGTATAGAGCGAGCGCTGCGAGACCAGGCTCTGCAGGAAGGTGTCGATCCCGCCGCGATACCGCGCCTCGCTGAGCCGGAAGGTGTCGGCGGCGGCGTCGGCCTGGAGCTGGGTGGCGCGCAGCTGGGCATCCAGCGTGCCGCGCGTCGCCAGCGCGTTGGCGACGTCGCGAAAGGCCGTCTGGATCGCGCGCTCGTAGCTCGCGACGGCAGCCTGTTGCTGTGCCTCGCTCAGCCGTACCGTCGCCCGGCCGGCGCCGCCGCGAAAGATCGAATAGCTGGCGGTGCCGCCCGCCTGCCAGTTGAATGCATCGCCGTCGAACAGGCTGGACAGCGCCGAGCTGGCGAACCCCAGCACGCTGGTGAGGCTGATGCGCGGGAACAGGGCCGCGCGCGCCGCGCCGATCTGGGCATTGGCGGCGCGCAGCTGATATTCGGCCTGCACCACGTCCGGCCGGCGCAGCAAGATGCTCGAATCGATCCCGGCGGGCACGGCGGCGATGGTCGGGCCGGCTTCCTCGATCGAGGCGGGGAGCAGGGCGGGGTCGATCTCCGATCCGGCGAGCAGGCGCAGCGCGTTGACGTCCTGCGCGAGCAGCGTGGTCTGGCGCGCGATGCTGTTCTGCGCGGTGGCGAGCGTCTGCTCGGCCTGGCGCAGATCGGTGCGCGGGGCGATGCCGCCGTCGAGCCGCGCACGGGTGAGCCGCACCGTGTCCTCGGCG
Protein-coding regions in this window:
- the hemW gene encoding radical SAM family heme chaperone HemW; translated protein: MTADPAPLALYVHWPFCVSKCPYCDFNSHVRERVDQARWREALLADLAHEASVLPERRLGSIFFGGGTPSLMPPETVAAILDAAARAWTFDDGIEITLEANPSSVEAARFADIAAAGVNRVSLGLQALDDAALRFLGRAHGVDEGLAALATAQAAFRRVSFDLIYARPGQSLEAWEAELRRAIGFGTEHLSLYQLTIEPGTRFATLAAKGELTIPDADLGADLFEATRAITAAAGLPAYEISNHARPGAESRHNLTYWRYRDYAGIGPGAHGRRGGLATLRHKKPENWLAALDRNGHGMEREDRLDPADRAIEALLMGLRIGEGVDLDRIALLADGAPPIDPRALDRIVQHGLAERAGSRLRITEAGMPVLEAILREIVA
- a CDS encoding efflux transporter outer membrane subunit; translated protein: MKRALTLLSTAALAGCSMAPKDVRPAAPVPTSWPVGDSYLRENEATLPALNWRDVFRDARLQRLIEQALANNRDLRVAAANIAAARAQYQVQRGAQFPQVDASAGITERRGTATTNGTGTGTTTGGTGTGGTGTSAGNGTGLRTNYTTQAGITGFELDLFGRLASLTRQQQNTYFATEAGARATRLTLVGDIATAWLTYASDASLLAVAQQTARSAEDTVRLTRARLDGGIAPRTDLRQAEQTLATAQNSIARQTTLLAQDVNALRLLAGSEIDPALLPASIEEAGPTIAAVPAGIDSSILLRRPDVVQAEYQLRAANAQIGAARAALFPRISLTSVLGFASSALSSLFDGDAFNWQAGGTASYSIFRGGAGRATVRLSEAQQQAAVASYERAIQTAFRDVANALATRGTLDAQLRATQLQADAAADTFRLSEARYRGGIDTFLQSLVSQRSLYTAQQQLVTIQLTAATNRVDLYRALGGDSQLNVTPQGPQPVVAPGTADGTGG